In Solirubrobacterales bacterium, the following are encoded in one genomic region:
- the rpmF gene encoding 50S ribosomal protein L32 produces MAVPKKRTSRTRRDKRRATHSVSAPRLNECPRCHSPRLPHRVCPVCGTYAGREVIEHEIAEAAPTQTTEAEE; encoded by the coding sequence ATGGCCGTCCCGAAGAAACGGACCTCCCGTACGCGCCGGGACAAGCGCCGCGCGACCCACTCGGTCAGCGCGCCGCGGCTGAACGAGTGCCCTCGCTGCCATAGCCCCCGCCTGCCGCATCGAGTCTGCCCGGTATGCGGGACGTACGCTGGACGCGAGGTGATCGAACACGAGATCGCCGAGGCGGCCCCCACTCAGACCACGGAGGCCGAGGAGTAA
- a CDS encoding ribonucleotide-diphosphate reductase subunit beta, translating into MASTLLDLTQQGDVATISDESKLDKIKLLTPQQLYELWERQQWLSQQIDFAQDKDDWAGLTDEEREWFVWGMSAFFLGEERVTTQFSGLVMAYEDEQEEAFLTTQQVDEARHMQFFDRFYREVVGMADVGIRERLATVRENVNDDFVQLFDGALVDAERRLIADPANVEAKVDFITAYHMVIEGTLALTGQWTITDYWEKTGKMQGFLEGFKNVARDEHRHVAYGTWYLKRACAGNEALANRVRATLSELLPIASGVLVPPGQDPNDWELLGYTSEQVNQFAYTALARRLKVIGVSLVAPEPAPA; encoded by the coding sequence ATGGCCTCGACCCTCCTCGACCTCACGCAGCAAGGAGACGTTGCCACGATCTCGGACGAGTCGAAGCTCGACAAGATCAAGCTGCTCACCCCCCAGCAGCTCTACGAGCTCTGGGAGCGCCAGCAGTGGCTCTCGCAGCAGATCGACTTCGCCCAGGACAAGGACGACTGGGCCGGGCTCACCGACGAGGAGCGGGAGTGGTTCGTCTGGGGAATGTCGGCGTTCTTCCTCGGGGAGGAGCGGGTGACGACCCAGTTCTCTGGGCTCGTGATGGCCTACGAGGACGAGCAGGAGGAGGCTTTTCTGACCACCCAGCAGGTCGACGAGGCGCGGCACATGCAGTTCTTCGACCGCTTCTACCGCGAGGTCGTGGGCATGGCCGATGTCGGCATCAGGGAACGTCTGGCGACGGTGCGTGAGAACGTCAACGACGACTTCGTGCAGCTGTTCGACGGGGCTTTGGTCGACGCGGAGAGGCGATTGATCGCGGACCCGGCCAACGTCGAGGCAAAGGTCGACTTCATCACCGCCTACCACATGGTGATCGAGGGCACGCTGGCGCTCACCGGCCAGTGGACGATCACCGACTACTGGGAGAAGACCGGCAAGATGCAGGGCTTTCTGGAGGGCTTCAAGAACGTCGCCCGCGACGAGCATCGCCACGTGGCCTATGGCACCTGGTACCTGAAGCGGGCCTGCGCGGGGAACGAGGCGCTCGCAAACCGCGTGCGCGCCACGCTCTCCGAGCTCCTTCCGATCGCTAGCGGGGTGCTGGTGCCGCCCGGGCAGGACCCGAACGACTGGGAGCTCCTTGGCTACACCTCAGAGCAGGTGAATCAGTTCGCCTACACCGCCCTGGCCCGGCGCCTCAAGGTGATCGGGGTGTCGCTGGTCGCGCCGGAACCCGCGCCCGCCTAG